One segment of Primulina tabacum isolate GXHZ01 chromosome 6, ASM2559414v2, whole genome shotgun sequence DNA contains the following:
- the LOC142548701 gene encoding E3 ubiquitin-protein ligase SINAT3-like, with protein sequence MATVEIESVECFSSSDDIEDEEMQSLVSSHPHLFSSKNHKALPSGIAPTSVHELLECPVCTNSMYPPIHQCHNGHTLCSTCKTRVHNRCPTCRQELGDIRCLALEKVAESLDLPCTYYSLGCPEIFPYYSKLKHEVVCNFRPYSCPYAGSECSVTGDIPFLVSHLKDDHKVDMHTGCTFNHRYVKSNPREVENATWMLTVFHCFGQYFCLHFEAFQLGMAPVYMAFLRFMGDENESRNFSYSLEVGANGRKLIWEGTPRSIRDSHRKVRDSHDGLVIQRNMALFFSGGDRKELKLRVTGRIWKEQQNPDAGACIPNLCS encoded by the exons ATGGCAACAGTTGAAATCGAAAGCGTCGAGTGCTTTTCTTCATCGGATGACATTGAAGATGAAGAGATGCAATCATTGGTGTCTTCTCACCCacatttgttttcttcaaagaatcATAAGGCGTTGCCCTCTGGAATTGCTCCGACAAGCGTCCATGAATTGCTTGAATGCCCTGTCTGTACTAATTCTATGTACCCACCAATTCATCAG TGTCACAATGGGCACACACTCTGTTCAACGTGCAAGACAAGAGTGCATAATCGATGCCCTACATGCAGACAAGAGCTTGGTGATATCCGGTGCTTGGCACTGGAGAAGGTTGCAGAATCATTAGATCTACCTTGCACATATTATTCTTTGGGATGCCCGGAAATTTTTCCATATTATAGTAAACTCAAACATGAAGTAGTTTGCAATTTCAGACCATACAGTTGTCCATATGCTGGATCGGAGTGCTCGGTTACCGGGGACATTCCCTTCCTCGTTTCGCATTTGAAAGATGACCATAAAGTGGACATGCACACAGGTTGTACTTTTAATCATCGCTATGTGAAGTCAAATCCTCGTGAAGTAGAAAATGCCACTTGGATGTTAACA GTATTCCATTGTTTCGGGCAATATTTCTGCCTTCACTTTGAAGCATTTCAACTCGGAATGGCACCCGTTTACATGGCATTTCTTCGTTTCATGGGCGATGAGAATGAATCCCGAAACTTTAGCTACAGTTTAGAGGTTGGAGCTAATGGCAGGAAGCTCATATGGGAAGGTACACCGCGAAGCATTCGAGATAGCCATCGTAAAGTAAGAGACAGCCACGATGGGCTTGTCATTCAAAGAAACATGGCACTCTTTTTCTCTGGAGGTGACAGGAAAGAGCTTAAGCTTCGAGTCACTGGAAGAATATGGAAAGAACAGCAGAATCCAGATGCTGGCGCCTGCATACCAAATCTTTGTAGTTGA
- the LOC142548700 gene encoding putative pectinesterase/pectinesterase inhibitor 61 produces MEYGWLGPTEPKGSSTPNLNNEPTSKPKKSKRKLLLILAAILMVASAICAALVVSLRNTATATKLHRRRPSQAISRTCSKTLYPSLCLDSLIDFPGALAASDKDFVHISVNMTLQRVGLALYHASEFTNIPMGSHERSAYEDCLELLDDSVDLLRRSLLSVSPGGEDAASASTQDVLTWLSASLTNHDTCNEGFEELTGDVKNQMSDRLQDLSELVSNSLAIYAANGRNDDFSDIPIQNRRRRLLGSEENHGNFPAWLSRKDRMLLDMPVTAINADIIVSIDGSGTCKTIAEAIKKVPEHTTRRTIVYVRAGKYEEDNLKVGRKKTNVMFIGDGKGKTVIAGGRNIFDNITTFHTASFAATGAGFIARDISFENWAGPSKHQAVALRVGADHAVIFRCNIIGYQDTLYVHSQRQFYRECDIYGTVDFIFGNAAVVIQSCTIHARKPMSLQKNTITAQNRKDPNQNTGISIHACTLVAEPDLEKEKDAYPTYLGRPWKLYSRTVYMLSNMGDHIHPRGWLEWNAAFALDTLYYGEYMNYGPGSKLGQRVKWPGYRVIKSTEEASRFTVARFIYGSSWLPSTGVAFLSGLST; encoded by the exons ATGGAGTATGGCTGGCTCGGACCCACGGAGCCTAAAGGCTCCTCTACCCCGAACCTGAACAACGAACCCACCTCGAAACCAAAAAAGTCCAAACGCAAGCTTCTGCTGATCCTCGCCGCCATTCTCATGGTGGCGTCCGCCATCTGCGCCGCGCTAGTGGTGTCTCTCCGAAACACAGCAACAGCCACAAAGCTCCATCGGCGGCGTCCCTCACAAGCCATTTCAAGAACCTGCAGCAAGACTCTGTACCCATCTCTTTGTTTGGATTCCCTCATAGATTTCCCTGGCGCACTCGCCGCCTCCGATAAAGACTTCGTTCACATCTCCGTTAACATGACTCTGCAGCGAGTGGGACTCGCTTTGTATCACGCGTCCGAATTCACTAATATCCCCATGGGTTCTCACGAAAGATCAGCCTACGAAGACTGCCTCGAACTCCTGGACGATTCAGTGGACCTCCTCAGGCGTTCACTCTTATCCGTATCCCCTGGCGGGGAAGACGCCGCCTCCGCGTCGACTCAGGACGTCTTGACCTGGCTCAGCGCCTCGCTGACCAATCATGACACCTGCAATGAAGGATTCGAGGAACTGACAGGAGACGTGAAGAATCAAATGTCGGATCGGTTGCAGGATTTATCCGAACTCGTGAGTAATTCACTCGCGATTTACGCAGCCAATGGCCGTAACGACGATTTCTCCGATATTCCAATACAGAATCGCCGGCGGAGATTACTGGGCAGCGAGGAAAACCACGGTAATTTCCCGGCATGGTTGTCTCGAAAAGATCGAATGCTGTTAGACATGCCAGTGACGGCGATCAATGCCGATATAATCGTATCGATAGATGGTAGTGGAACGTGCAAGACGATCGCGGAGGCGATCAAGAAGGTGCCGGAGCACACTACTCGTCGAACTATAGTCTATGTGAGGGCAGGAAA GTATGAAGAGGACAACTTGAAAGTGGGAAGGAAGAAGACGAATGTGATGTTTATCGGAGATGGGAAGGGCAAGACGGTCATTGCGGGTGGGAGAAATATATTTGATAACATCACTACATTCCACACCGCTTCTTTCG CGGCAACTGGAGCTGGTTTCATTGCGAGGGACATATCATTTGAAAACTGGGCAGGACCGAGCAAGCACCAAGCTGTGGCGCTTCGTGTCGGAGCCGATCACGCGGTGATTTTCCGATGCAACATCATTGGATATCAAGACACCCTATACGTTCACTCCCAGAGGCAATTTTACCGTGAATGCGACATATACGGCACCGTAGACTTTATATTTGGCAATGCCGCAGTCGTTATCCAGAGCTGTACCATTCATGCACGTAAGCCGATGTCACTTCAAAAGAACACCATCACGGCACAGAATCGCAAGGATCCTAACCAGAACACTGGCATTTCGATCCATGCATGCACACTCGTGGCGGAACCCGATCTTGAGAAAGAAAAGGATGCCTATCCAACATATTTAGGGCGACCCTGGAAGTTATATTCGAGAACGGTGTACATGCTTTCCAACATGGGAGATCACATTCACCCCAGGGGTTGGTTAGAGTGGAATGCAGCATTTGCCCTGGACACATTGTACTATGGCGAGTATATGAATTATGGTCCCGGTAGCAAGTTAGGGCAGCGCGTAAAATGGCCCGGTTATCGTGTCATTAAGTCCACGGAGGAGGCCAGCAGGTTCACGGTGGCACGGTTTATTTATGGATCGTCTTGGTTGCCCTCGACCGGGGTAGCGTTCTTGTCAGGTCTCTCAACTTGA